The following proteins are co-located in the Spea bombifrons isolate aSpeBom1 chromosome 3, aSpeBom1.2.pri, whole genome shotgun sequence genome:
- the LOC128483994 gene encoding DC-STAMP domain-containing protein 2-like has translation MGTTLGPWEWMCTCCKTTCGLCRRACPCACSCNCPCSCKCPCKRKCPCDCPCDCPCDCPRDCDCPRDCPCDCSRDCLSNLCPEEVKVEEVSAEDYIDEDKKEVRAQLREDNAVKSSLRSCGAFTFGLILTAMYAAIVLFVKNYSLKYCIVSSVVICILLTLGMAFFMKMRVTVFLMLPQLFSIEGKTIVLLVAFSLALQGPAANTLENFRRSSESVSCGVELAMNQTKELLEKVKRPLVSALDILRNIGQRLKGVADRARKFFKTVTDGVKHIGRVLRNVWRFIANIGEVCNEELEVPYLKCRKIFDTARNQCFQVMPFLSFLCYIVDAFKPLCGLAKTATILCLLPKYLQKYVRKHVKNPIINMLRNIKDKFEFNVTVIHDFDINLNSSKSIKQVAVGIMSEVQSTLNPYLDVLSMFSYSMTFVCLFIYIMAARYQRKYLYEDNHDNIYITRSFIELDVMRAKQGRRTLLPLSAREAYNFILPGSLYLTKRERKGYSFDIINVFRNVLVVAFMMVMDFIIYWVLDMVYYLLQADVVARAPVTFSVLINGSGYASEIFSNVVSAFDILQRGNLTVLSKKCLVAPSAPDFKGYILIGSMYGLCFLIAIFGVYIRRLQRVICAYYYPSREQERICFLYNNLITKRTNIEDSLIRSVRMNAEDGGHSSFLQVLAAKLPGCRWFAQLLGTNEQYCMACAKIITGSEGQDCVACITPGCKGMYCRGCFEILDNICTICMAPLAYSEAIEEEVDSSDEEQVHLWIDAMKTIKAEEKGKRKKLKEVVKDRIKQVLRSQGSRAALGEKLLEKYKEEVRGREEDESSGISEVESSEDSEDTDFEYQNSTEDTDSSDSEDHTTPPFTKWTEARRKRDLVTPARQRPPRRRGRRAVKNGGGN, from the coding sequence ATGGGGACAACACTAGGCCCCTGGGAATGGATGTGTACctgctgcaaaaccacatgTGGCCTATGCCGGCGTGCCTGCCCCTGCGCCTGTTCCTGCAACTGTCCTTGCTCCTGCAAGTGCCCCTGCAAGCGCAAGTGCCCCTGCGACTGCCCCTGCGACTGCCCCTGCGACTGCCCGCGGGACTGCGACTGCCCTCGCGACTGCCCCTGTGACTGCTCCCGCGATTGCTTGTCAAACCTGTGCCCTGAAGAAGTGAAGGTCGAGGAAGTGAGCGCCGAGGATTACATTGACGAGGACAAAAAGGAGGTGAGAGCCCAACTCCGAGAGGACAACGCGGTGAAATCTTCTCTGAGGAGCTGTGGCGCCTTCACCTTTGGGTTGATTCTCACCGCCATGTATGCGGCCATCGTCCTCTTTGTGAAGAACTATAGCCTGAAGTACTGCATCGTGTCCTCAGTGGTCATCTGCATCCTCCTCACCCTCGGCATGGCCTTCTTCATGAAGATGCGGGTCACAGTGTTCCTTATGCTGCCCCAGCTCTTCTCAATTGAGGGCAAGACCATCGTGCTCCTGGTCGCCTTCTCGCTGGCCTTACAGGGACCTGCAGCCAACACCTTGgagaatttccggcgctcatctgAGTCCGTGTCCTGCGGCGTGGAACTGGCCATGAACCAGACCAAGGAGCtcctggaaaaagttaaaaggccgttAGTGAGTGCGCTGGATATTCTGAGGAACATCGGCCAGAGGCTGAAAGGAGTGGCCGATCGGGCCAGAAAGTTCTTCAAGACGGTGACAGACGGAGTGAAGCACATCGGACGCGTCCTGCGGAATGTGTGGCGTTTTATCGCCAATATCGGGGAGGTCTGTAACGAGGAACTGGAAGTTCCCTATCTAAAGTGCAGGAAAATATTTGACACGGCACGGAATCAGTGCTTCCAGGTGATGCCATTCTTGTCATTCCTGTGCTACATTGTGGACGCCTTCAAACCGCTGTGTGGACTGGCTAAAACCGCTACAATCCTATGCCTCCTGCCAAAGTATCTCCAGAAATATGTCCGAAAGCATGTGAAAAACCCCATCATCAACATGCTCCGCAACATCAAGGACAAGTTTGAGTTTAACGTGACGGTTATTCACGACTTCGACATAAACCTGAACTCCAGCAAGAGCATCAAGCAGGTGGCAGTCGGCATCATGAGCGAAGTGCAGAGCACACTGAACCCCTATCTGGATGTGCTCAGCATGTTCAGCTATTCAATGACATTTGTTTGCCTCTTCATCTACATCATGGCCGCTCGGTACCAGCGCAAGTACCTCTATGAAGATAACCACGACAATATCTACATAACGCGGTCCTTCATAGAGCTGGACGTGATGAGAGCCAAGCAAGGGCGCagaaccctcctgcccctttcCGCCAGAGAGGCCTACAACTTCATCCTGCCAGGTTCGCTTTACCTGACCAAACGTGAGAGGAAGGGATATTCTTTTGACATTATCAACGTCTTCCGAAATGTTCTGGTGGTCGCATTTATGATGGTGATGGACTTCATCATCTACTGGGTGCTGGACATGGTGTATTACCTGCTGCAAGCGGACGTGGTTGCCAGAGCTCCGGTGACGTTCTCTGTGCTGATCAACGGCTCCGGTTATGCCAGCGAAATCTTCTCCAATGTGGTGTCTGCGTTTGACATCCTTCAGAGAGGGAACTTGACAGTTTTGTCAAAGAAATGCCTAGTCGCTCCGTCCGCCCCAGACTTTAAAGGATACATACTCATAGGTTCAATGTATGGCCTGTGCTTCCTCATTGCGATATTTGGCGTCTACATACGGAGGCTGCAGCGCGTAATCTGTGCCTATTATTACCCATCCCGTGAGCAGGAGCGCATCTGTTTTCTTTACAACAACTTGATAACCAAACGCACAAACATTGAGGACTCCTTGATCAGGAGCGTGAGGATGAATGCAGAGGACGGGGGGCACTCTAGCTTCCTGCAGGTCCTGGCGGCAAAACTCCCCGGGTGCCGCTGGTTTGCCCAGCTGTTGGGCACCAATGAGCAGTACTGCATGGCATGTGCCAAGATAATCACTGGCAGCGAGGGGCAGGACTGCGTGGCCTGCATCACCCCAGGCTGTAAAGGGATGTACTGCAGGGGCTGCTTTGAGATCCTTGATAACATCTGCACAATTTGTATGGCTCCACTGGCATACTCTGAGGCTATCGAAGAGGAGGTCGACTCCAGTGACGAAGAACAGGTCCACCTCTGGATCGATGCCATGAAAACCATTAAGGctgaagagaaaggaaagaggaagaagctGAAAGAGGTTGTGAAGGATCGCATCAAACAGGTTCTCCGTAGCCAGGGTAGCAGAGCAGCGTTAGGCGAGAAGCTCCTGGAGAAGTATAAGGAGGAGGTCCGTGGCAGGGAGGAAGATGAGAGCTCAGGAATCAGTGAGGTTGAATCCAGTGAGGACTCTGAAGATACAGATTTTGAATATCAGAACTCAACAGAGGACACTGACTCTTCAGATTCTGAGGACCACACGACCCCCCCATTCACAAAGTGGACAGAAGCACGAAGGAAGAGGGATCTGGTCACCCCCGCGCGGCAGAGGCCACCCAGGAGGAGAGGACGGCGGGCGGTGAAGAATGGAGGTGGAAACTAG
- the LOC128483995 gene encoding DC-STAMP domain-containing protein 2-like gives MGTTLGPWEWMCTCCKTTCGLCRRACPCACSCNCPCSCKCPCKRKCPCDCPCDCPRDCDCPCDCSRDCLSNLCPEEVKVEEVSAEDYIDEDKKEVRAQLREDNAVKSSLRSCGAFTFGLILTAMYAAIVLFVKNYSLKYCIVSSVVICILLTLGMAFFMKMRVTVFLMLPQLFSIEGKTIVLLVAFSLALQGPAANTLENFRRSSESVSCGVELAMNQTKELLEKVKRPLVSALDILRNIGQRLKGVADRARKFFKTVTDGVKHIGRVLRNVWRFIANIGEVCNEELEVPYLKCRKIFDTARNQCFQVMPFLSFLCYIVDAFKPLCGLAKTATILCLLPKYLQKYVRKHVKNPIINMLRNIKDKFEFNVTVIHDFDINLNSSKSIKQVAVGIMSEVQSTLNPYLDVLSMFSYSMTFVCLFIYIMAARYQRKYLYEDNHDNIYITRSFIELDVMRAKQGRRTLLPLSAREAYNFILPGSLYLTKRERKGYSFDIINVFRNVLVVAFMMVMDFIIYWVLDMVYYLLQADVVARAPVTFSVLINGSGYASEIFSNVVSAFDILQRGNLTVLSKKCLVAPSAPDFKGYILIGSMYGLCFLIAIFGVYIRRLQRVICAYYYPSREQERICFLYNNLITKRTNIEDSLIRSVRMNAEDGGHSSFLQVLAAKLPGCRWFAQLLGTNEQYCMACAKTITGSEGQDCVACITPGCKGMYCRGCFEILNNICTICMAPLAYSEAIEEEVDSSDEEQVHLWIDAMKTIKAEEKGKRKKLKEVVKDRLKQVLRSQGSRAALGEKLLEKYKEEVRGREEDESSGISEVESSEDSEDTDFEYQNSTEDTDSSDSEDHTTPPFTKWTEARRKRDLVTPARQRPPRRRGRRAVKNGGGN, from the coding sequence ATGGGGACAACACTAGGCCCCTGGGAATGGATGTGTACctgctgcaaaaccacatgTGGCCTATGCCGGCGTGCCTGCCCCTGCGCCTGTTCCTGCAACTGTCCTTGCTCCTGCAAGTGCCCCTGCAAGCGCAAGTGCCCCTGCGACTGCCCCTGCGACTGCCCGCGGGACTGCGACTGCCCCTGTGACTGCTCCCGCGATTGCTTGTCAAACCTGTGCCCTGAAGAAGTGAAGGTCGAGGAAGTGAGCGCCGAGGATTACATTGACGAGGACAAAAAGGAGGTGAGAGCCCAACTCCGAGAGGACAACGCGGTGAAATCTTCTCTGAGGAGCTGTGGCGCCTTCACCTTTGGGTTGATTCTCACCGCCATGTATGCGGCCATCGTCCTCTTTGTGAAGAACTATAGCCTGAAGTACTGCATCGTGTCCTCAGTGGTCATCTGCATCCTCCTCACCCTCGGCATGGCCTTCTTCATGAAGATGCGGGTCACAGTGTTCCTTATGCTGCCCCAGCTCTTCTCAATTGAGGGCAAGACCATCGTGCTCCTGGTCGCCTTCTCGCTGGCCTTACAGGGACCTGCAGCCAACACCTTGgagaatttccggcgctcatctgAGTCCGTGTCCTGCGGCGTGGAACTGGCCATGAACCAGACCAAGGAGCtcctggaaaaagttaaaaggccgttAGTGAGTGCGCTGGATATTCTGAGGAACATCGGCCAGAGGCTGAAAGGAGTGGCCGATCGGGCCAGAAAGTTCTTCAAGACGGTGACAGACGGAGTGAAGCACATCGGACGCGTCCTGCGGAATGTGTGGCGTTTTATCGCCAATATCGGGGAGGTCTGTAACGAGGAACTGGAAGTTCCCTATCTAAAGTGCAGGAAAATATTTGACACGGCACGGAATCAGTGCTTCCAGGTGATGCCATTCTTGTCATTCCTGTGCTACATTGTGGACGCCTTCAAACCGCTGTGTGGACTGGCTAAAACCGCTACAATCCTATGCCTCCTGCCAAAGTATCTCCAGAAATATGTCCGAAAGCATGTGAAAAACCCCATCATCAACATGCTCCGCAACATCAAGGACAAGTTTGAGTTTAACGTGACGGTTATTCACGACTTCGACATAAACCTGAACTCCAGCAAGAGCATCAAGCAGGTGGCAGTCGGCATCATGAGCGAAGTGCAGAGCACACTGAACCCCTATCTGGATGTGCTCAGCATGTTCAGCTATTCAATGACATTTGTTTGCCTCTTCATCTACATCATGGCCGCTCGGTACCAGCGCAAGTACCTCTATGAAGATAACCACGACAATATCTACATAACGCGGTCCTTCATAGAGCTGGACGTGATGAGAGCCAAGCAAGGGCGCagaaccctcctgcccctttcCGCCAGAGAGGCCTACAACTTCATCCTGCCAGGTTCGCTTTACCTGACCAAACGTGAGAGGAAGGGATATTCTTTTGACATCATCAACGTCTTCCGAAATGTTCTGGTGGTCGCATTTATGATGGTGATGGACTTCATCATCTACTGGGTGCTGGACATGGTGTATTACCTGCTGCAAGCGGACGTGGTTGCCAGAGCTCCGGTGACGTTCTCTGTGCTGATCAACGGCTCCGGTTATGCCAGCGAAATCTTCTCCAATGTGGTGTCTGCGTTTGACATCCTTCAGAGAGGGAACTTGACAGTTTTGTCAAAGAAATGCCTAGTCGCTCCGTCCGCCCCAGACTTTAAAGGATACATACTCATAGGTTCAATGTATGGCCTGTGCTTCCTCATTGCGATATTTGGCGTCTACATACGGAGGCTGCAGCGCGTAATCTGTGCCTATTATTACCCATCCCGTGAGCAGGAGCGCATCTGTTTTCTTTACAACAACTTGATAACCAAACGCACAAACATTGAGGACTCCTTGATCAGGAGCGTGAGGATGAATGCAGAGGACGGGGGGCACTCTAGCTTCCTGCAGGTCCTGGCGGCAAAACTCCCCGGGTGCCGCTGGTTTGCCCAGCTGTTGGGCACCAATGAGCAGTACTGCATGGCATGTGCCAAGACAATCACTGGCAGCGAGGGGCAGGACTGCGTGGCCTGCATCACCCCAGGCTGTAAAGGGATGTACTGCAGGGGCTGCTTTGAGATCCTTAATAACATCTGCACAATTTGTATGGCTCCACTGGCATACTCTGAGGCTATCGAAGAGGAGGTCGACTCCAGTGACGAAGAACAGGTCCACCTCTGGATCGATGCCATGAAAACCATTAAGGctgaagagaaaggaaagaggaagaagctGAAAGAGGTTGTGAAGGATCGCCTCAAACAGGTTCTCCGTAGCCAGGGTAGCAGAGCAGCGTTAGGCGAGAAGCTCCTGGAGAAGTATAAGGAGGAGGTCCGTGGCAGGGAGGAAGATGAGAGCTCAGGAATCAGTGAGGTTGAATCCAGTGAGGACTCTGAAGATACAGATTTTGAATATCAGAACTCAACAGAGGACACTGACTCTTCAGATTCTGAGGACCACACGACCCCCCCATTCACAAAGTGGACAGAAGCACGAAGGAAGAGGGATCTGGTCACCCCCGCGCGGCAGAGGCCACCCAGGAGGAGAGGACGGCGGGCGGTGAAGAATGGAGGTGGAAACTAG
- the LOC128483996 gene encoding DC-STAMP domain-containing protein 2-like yields MGTTLGPWEWMCTCCKTTCGLCRRACPCACSCNCPCSCKCPCKRKCPCDCPCDCPRDCDCPRDCPCDCSRDCLSNLCPEEVKVEEVSAEDYIDEDKKEVRAQLREDNAVKSSLRSCGAFTFGLILTAMYAAIVLFVKNYSLKYCIVSSVVICILLTLGMAFFMKMRVTVFLMLPQLFSIEGKTIVLLVAFSLALQGPAANTLENFRRSSESVSCGVELAMNQTKELLEKVKRPLVSALDILRNIGQRLKGVADRARKFFKTVTDGVKHIGRVLRNVWRFIANIGEVCNEELEVPYLKCRKIFDTARNQCFQVMPFLSFLCYIVDAFKPLCGLAKTATILCLLPKYLQKYVRKHVKNPIINMLRNIKDKFEFNVTVIHDFDINLNSSKSIKQVAVGIMSEVQSTLNPYLDVLSMFSYSMTFVCLFIYIMAARYQRKYLYEDNHDNIYITRSFIELDVMRAKQGRRTLLPLSAREAYNFILPGSLYLTKRERKGYSFDIINVFRNVLVVAFMMVMDFIIYWVLDMVYYLLQADVVARAPVTFSVLINGSGYATEIFSNVVSAFDILQRGNLTVLSKKCLVAPSAPDFKGYILIGSMYGLCFLIAIFGVYIRRLQRVICAYYYPSREQERICFLYNNLITKRTNIEDSLIRSVRMNAEDGGHSSFLQVLAAKLPGCRWFAQLLGTNEQYCMACAKTITGSEGQDCVACITPGCKGMYCRGCFEILNNICTICMAPLAYSEAIEEEVDSSDEEQVHLWIDAMKTIKAEEKGKRKKLKEVVKDRLKQVLRSQGSRAALGEKLLEKYKEEVRGREEDESSGISEVESSEDSEDTDFEYQNSTEDTDSSDSEDHTTPPFTKWTEARRKRDLVTPARQRPPRRRGRRAVKNGGGN; encoded by the coding sequence ATGGGGACAACACTAGGCCCCTGGGAATGGATGTGTACctgctgcaaaaccacatgTGGCCTATGCCGGCGTGCCTGCCCCTGCGCCTGTTCCTGCAACTGTCCTTGCTCCTGCAAGTGCCCCTGCAAGCGCAAGTGCCCCTGCGACTGCCCCTGCGACTGCCCGCGGGACTGCGACTGCCCTCGCGACTGCCCCTGTGACTGCTCCCGCGATTGCTTGTCAAACCTGTGCCCTGAAGAAGTGAAGGTCGAGGAAGTGAGCGCCGAGGATTACATTGACGAGGACAAAAAGGAGGTGAGAGCCCAACTCCGAGAGGACAACGCGGTGAAATCTTCTCTGAGGAGCTGTGGCGCCTTCACCTTTGGGTTGATTCTCACCGCCATGTATGCGGCCATCGTCCTCTTTGTGAAGAACTATAGCCTGAAGTACTGCATCGTGTCCTCAGTGGTCATCTGCATCCTCCTCACCCTCGGCATGGCCTTCTTCATGAAGATGCGGGTCACAGTGTTCCTTATGCTGCCCCAGCTCTTCTCAATTGAGGGCAAGACCATCGTGCTCCTGGTCGCCTTCTCGCTGGCCTTACAGGGACCTGCAGCCAACACCTTGgagaatttccggcgctcatctgAGTCCGTGTCCTGCGGCGTGGAACTGGCCATGAACCAGACCAAGGAGCtcctggaaaaagttaaaaggccgttAGTGAGTGCGCTGGATATTCTGAGGAACATCGGCCAGAGGCTGAAAGGAGTGGCCGATCGGGCCAGAAAGTTCTTCAAGACGGTGACAGACGGAGTGAAGCACATCGGACGCGTCCTGCGGAATGTGTGGCGTTTTATCGCCAATATCGGGGAGGTCTGTAACGAGGAACTGGAAGTTCCCTATCTAAAGTGCAGGAAAATATTTGACACGGCACGGAATCAGTGCTTCCAGGTGATGCCATTCTTGTCATTCCTGTGCTACATTGTGGACGCCTTCAAACCGCTGTGTGGACTGGCTAAAACCGCTACAATCCTATGCCTCCTGCCAAAGTATCTCCAGAAATATGTCCGAAAGCATGTGAAAAACCCCATCATCAACATGCTCCGCAACATCAAGGACAAGTTTGAGTTTAACGTGACGGTTATTCACGACTTCGACATAAACCTGAACTCCAGCAAGAGCATCAAGCAGGTGGCAGTCGGCATCATGAGCGAAGTGCAGAGCACACTGAACCCCTATCTGGATGTGCTCAGCATGTTCAGCTATTCAATGACATTTGTTTGCCTCTTCATCTACATCATGGCCGCTCGGTACCAGCGCAAGTACCTCTATGAAGATAACCACGACAATATCTACATAACGCGGTCCTTCATAGAGCTGGACGTGATGAGAGCCAAGCAAGGGCGCagaaccctcctgcccctttcCGCCAGAGAGGCCTACAACTTCATCCTGCCAGGTTCGCTTTACCTGACCAAACGTGAGAGGAAGGGATATTCTTTTGACATCATCAACGTCTTCCGAAATGTTCTGGTGGTCGCATTTATGATGGTGATGGACTTCATCATCTACTGGGTGCTGGACATGGTGTATTACCTGCTGCAAGCGGACGTGGTTGCCAGAGCTCCGGTGACGTTCTCTGTGCTGATCAACGGCTCCGGTTATGCCACCGAAATCTTCTCCAATGTGGTGTCTGCGTTTGACATCCTTCAGAGAGGGAACTTGACAGTTTTGTCAAAGAAATGCCTAGTCGCTCCGTCCGCCCCAGACTTTAAAGGATACATACTCATAGGTTCAATGTATGGCCTGTGCTTCCTCATTGCGATATTTGGCGTCTACATACGGAGGCTGCAGCGCGTAATCTGTGCCTATTATTACCCATCCCGTGAGCAGGAGCGCATCTGTTTTCTTTACAACAACTTGATAACCAAACGCACAAACATTGAGGACTCCTTGATCAGGAGCGTGAGGATGAATGCAGAGGACGGGGGGCACTCTAGCTTCCTGCAGGTCCTGGCGGCAAAACTCCCCGGGTGCCGCTGGTTTGCCCAGCTGTTGGGCACCAATGAGCAGTACTGCATGGCATGTGCCAAGACAATCACTGGCAGCGAGGGGCAGGACTGCGTGGCCTGCATCACCCCAGGCTGTAAAGGGATGTACTGCAGGGGCTGCTTTGAGATCCTTAATAACATCTGCACAATTTGTATGGCTCCACTGGCATACTCTGAGGCTATCGAAGAGGAGGTCGACTCCAGTGACGAAGAACAGGTCCACCTCTGGATCGATGCCATGAAAACCATTAAGGctgaagagaaaggaaagaggaagaagctGAAAGAGGTTGTGAAGGATCGCCTCAAACAGGTTCTCCGTAGCCAGGGTAGCAGAGCAGCGTTAGGCGAGAAGCTCCTGGAGAAGTATAAGGAGGAGGTCCGTGGCAGGGAGGAAGATGAGAGCTCAGGAATCAGTGAGGTTGAATCCAGTGAGGACTCTGAAGATACAGATTTTGAATATCAGAACTCAACAGAGGACACTGACTCTTCAGATTCTGAGGACCACACGACCCCCCCATTCACAAAGTGGACAGAAGCACGAAGGAAGAGGGATCTGGTCACCCCCGCGCGGCAGAGGCCACCCAGGAGGAGAGGACGGCGGGCGGTGAAGAATGGAGGTGGAAACTAG